In Bacteroidota bacterium, the following proteins share a genomic window:
- a CDS encoding transposase, giving the protein MSTNESLYLGSIILHAKQYAHGIRAHWGIENSLHYLKDVTFKEDGSKINSGNAPEIMSLVTNLVINVFRINFETTIKKAIRQNAGKIKQQAQLILE; this is encoded by the coding sequence ATGTCCACTAACGAATCATTGTATCTGGGCAGCATAATTTTACACGCTAAACAATATGCGCATGGCATAAGAGCCCACTGGGGAATCGAAAACTCGCTTCATTATTTAAAAGATGTTACCTTCAAAGAAGATGGATCAAAAATTAATAGCGGCAATGCACCAGAGATCATGTCATTAGTTACAAATTTAGTCATCAACGTTTTTCGCATAAATTTTGAAACCACAATAAAGAAGGCAATCAGGCAAAACGCTGGTAAAATCAAGCAACAAGCCCAGTTGATTTTAGAATGA
- a CDS encoding DUF4126 domain-containing protein has protein sequence MEYSQILLSAALGLGLSACCGLRVFVPLLAAGLAARYQWLPVADSFLWLGSWAAISCFAIAAVVEILAFKIPYLDHLLDTIAAPASVIAGTIISASAFVELDPASKWTLALIIGGGSAGLMQTSTMLLRGASTATTGGVANPVVATVESSAAIGGSILALLLPLVTALLAVLFCLWILMKFRNHRTKKKLKSKNPHT, from the coding sequence ATGGAGTATTCGCAAATTTTACTTTCAGCTGCTTTGGGCCTGGGTCTCAGTGCTTGTTGTGGTTTACGAGTTTTTGTGCCTTTGTTGGCAGCAGGTTTAGCAGCTCGCTACCAATGGTTACCTGTGGCCGATTCATTTTTATGGTTAGGCAGTTGGGCGGCAATTTCTTGTTTTGCCATTGCTGCTGTGGTCGAAATTTTGGCTTTCAAAATTCCTTACCTTGACCACCTTCTTGATACCATAGCTGCCCCGGCAAGTGTGATAGCCGGTACTATTATTTCTGCTTCAGCTTTTGTAGAGTTAGACCCAGCTTCAAAATGGACGCTTGCCCTGATTATAGGAGGTGGTAGTGCAGGATTGATGCAAACATCAACCATGCTTTTGCGTGGCGCTAGCACGGCAACTACCGGTGGTGTGGCCAATCCGGTGGTTGCAACAGTAGAAAGCTCTGCCGCCATTGGCGGTAGTATACTGGCATTGTTACTACCTTTAGTAACCGCCCTCCTTGCTGTATTATTTTGCTTGTGGATATTAATGAAGTTCAGAAACCATCGTACAAAAAAGAAATTGAAAAGCAAAAATCCCCACACATAA
- the paaC gene encoding phenylacetate-CoA oxygenase subunit PaaC, whose translation MNSAIYEYCLRIGDTSLVLAHRLSEWCGHGPILEEDIALQNMALDLIGQARTMLSYAGQIEGEGRDEDELAFKRDARQFRNLMMAEQPNGDFAKTMTRHFFLSTYQYYFFNQLVASKDETIKGFAQKAIKEVTYHLRHSTDWMLRLGDGTEESNVRLQEAIDELQQYVDDLFDVDAIDRDLHAQGIGADLEIVKQQWLQKINEVCTQAKVKFNPVANFTRTGSRKGIHTEHLGYILAEMQWLPRAYPGTQW comes from the coding sequence ATGAATTCAGCTATATACGAATACTGCCTGCGCATAGGCGATACAAGTTTGGTATTGGCACATCGCCTTAGCGAGTGGTGTGGCCACGGCCCCATACTGGAAGAAGATATTGCATTACAAAATATGGCGCTCGATCTTATTGGTCAGGCGCGTACCATGTTGAGCTATGCAGGACAAATAGAAGGCGAAGGGCGCGATGAAGACGAACTTGCTTTTAAGCGCGATGCCCGGCAGTTTCGGAATTTAATGATGGCCGAACAGCCCAATGGAGATTTTGCTAAAACCATGACGAGACATTTTTTTCTAAGTACTTATCAGTATTACTTTTTCAATCAGTTGGTGGCAAGCAAAGACGAAACCATCAAAGGCTTTGCGCAAAAGGCCATTAAAGAAGTAACCTATCACCTGCGCCATAGCACCGATTGGATGTTGCGCCTGGGTGATGGTACCGAAGAAAGTAACGTACGCTTACAAGAGGCCATTGATGAGTTGCAACAATATGTTGACGATTTATTTGATGTAGATGCCATTGACCGCGACTTGCATGCACAAGGTATAGGTGCCGATTTAGAAATTGTAAAACAACAATGGTTGCAAAAAATAAATGAGGTATGCACACAAGCAAAGGTTAAATTTAATCCAGTAGCAAATTTTACAAGAACAGGATCGCGCAAAGGGATACATACCGAGCACTTGGGGTACATACTTGCCGAGATGCAATGGTTGCCAAGGGCTTATCCAGGAACGCAGTGGTAA
- a CDS encoding alkaline phosphatase family protein, which yields MKRKLLIVGWDAADWKVINPLIEQGVMPNLEKLVNNGVIGNIATLDPPLSPMLWTSIATGKRPYKHGIIGFAEIEEGDESVSPITIRNRKAKAIWNILNEHDYRTHVVGWWPSHPAEKINGVCVSNFFQKASAPLNQPWKLNDQTIFPESLKERIAQMRIHPQELTENHLEAFVPDCKKINLKEDKYLTPLAQIIAENASVHAAATYLLETEPWDFMAVYYDGIDHFNHAFMKFHPPHQPHVDKEMYELYKDVVTGGYRFHDMMLGRLLELAGPDTTVLLLSDHGFHPDHLRRKQINPELAGPMHEHSQFGIVCLSGPGIKKDELIYGASLLDITPTILSLYNLPVARDMDGKVLNTIYTNPAEVKYIDTYEDGKAVEIKPVKAEGIDNAVLQQMIDLGYVEEQGENKEENFKRLREENAYFLARAYMDGGKFAEAAAMLNPLYEARPQSQRIYGSLISCYNKLQLFDKAEKILHQLKEQWKEKYESHLKEAAEKNATPDVFRYPVNILFQEAMIHYHCLRYDMALPLFLQIKDSLRNPANMNLYIGNIYLNLRNLKKAREYFEKELEINFDSSEAHFGLGLCAMRSNNLLRATNCFLDSVGLQFHQPLAHYHLGETFFRKKKYEEAVSAFEICLQQNPAITKARSRLINIYQNYFENDTRLKIHNEYTQEHPLPVIYIVSGLPRSGTSMMMRMLEAGGMQLFTDKQRMADENNPEGYFEHASVLELARNHEWLEHAENNVVKVVAPLLQFLPMSFSYKIIFMKRDIDEIMLSQQTMLQRLGKTKKNTAYNIQLKQQYETLLEDVRIWKNKFAKNVSWLEVDYNQMQQNSGLIDELEKFVSRKLDADMMKEVYNPNLYRSKIISM from the coding sequence ATGAAACGAAAACTATTAATAGTTGGATGGGATGCTGCCGATTGGAAAGTTATAAATCCACTAATAGAGCAGGGTGTAATGCCAAACCTGGAAAAACTAGTAAACAATGGTGTTATAGGAAATATTGCCACCCTTGACCCGCCACTGTCGCCCATGTTATGGACAAGCATTGCCACCGGCAAGCGCCCTTACAAACATGGAATTATCGGATTTGCCGAAATTGAAGAAGGAGATGAATCGGTATCGCCAATTACTATACGCAATCGTAAAGCGAAGGCCATTTGGAACATATTAAATGAACATGACTATCGCACACATGTTGTAGGTTGGTGGCCCAGTCATCCTGCCGAAAAAATAAATGGGGTATGTGTAAGCAACTTTTTTCAGAAGGCATCAGCCCCGCTAAATCAGCCATGGAAGTTGAATGATCAAACTATCTTTCCCGAATCGCTCAAAGAGCGAATTGCGCAAATGCGCATTCATCCACAAGAATTAACTGAAAATCATTTAGAAGCATTTGTGCCCGATTGCAAAAAGATAAATTTGAAGGAAGATAAATACCTTACTCCTCTTGCCCAAATTATTGCTGAAAATGCCAGTGTACATGCCGCTGCAACCTATTTACTCGAAACTGAGCCCTGGGATTTTATGGCCGTGTACTACGATGGCATCGATCATTTCAATCATGCGTTTATGAAATTTCATCCTCCTCACCAACCACATGTTGACAAGGAAATGTATGAGCTTTATAAAGATGTGGTAACGGGCGGATACCGTTTTCATGATATGATGTTAGGCAGATTACTTGAACTGGCCGGACCAGATACAACGGTTTTGTTATTGAGCGATCATGGCTTTCATCCCGATCATTTGCGCAGAAAACAAATTAATCCTGAGTTGGCAGGCCCAATGCACGAGCATAGTCAGTTTGGAATTGTATGTTTAAGCGGGCCGGGGATAAAAAAAGATGAGCTAATTTATGGTGCATCATTGCTCGACATTACTCCTACTATACTAAGCTTGTACAACCTGCCTGTAGCGCGCGATATGGATGGCAAAGTACTTAACACCATTTATACAAATCCGGCCGAAGTAAAATATATAGACACCTACGAAGATGGCAAGGCAGTTGAAATAAAACCGGTAAAAGCTGAAGGCATTGACAATGCTGTATTGCAACAGATGATTGACCTGGGCTATGTAGAAGAGCAGGGCGAAAACAAAGAGGAAAACTTTAAAAGGTTGCGAGAAGAAAATGCTTACTTCCTGGCACGTGCATACATGGATGGTGGCAAGTTTGCAGAAGCAGCCGCCATGCTCAACCCGCTGTATGAAGCACGCCCTCAATCGCAACGTATATATGGGTCGTTAATCAGCTGTTATAACAAGTTGCAGTTGTTTGATAAAGCTGAGAAAATACTACACCAATTGAAAGAGCAGTGGAAAGAGAAGTACGAAAGTCATTTGAAGGAAGCAGCCGAAAAAAATGCTACTCCTGATGTGTTTCGCTACCCTGTTAATATACTTTTTCAGGAAGCCATGATTCACTACCATTGCTTGAGATACGATATGGCCTTGCCGCTCTTTTTGCAAATAAAAGACAGTTTGCGCAATCCGGCTAACATGAATCTTTACATCGGAAATATTTACCTCAATTTACGGAATCTTAAAAAAGCACGCGAATATTTTGAAAAGGAATTAGAAATCAATTTTGATAGCTCCGAGGCACACTTTGGGTTGGGCTTATGCGCCATGCGTAGCAACAACTTGTTGCGTGCTACCAATTGCTTTCTCGATTCGGTAGGATTGCAATTCCATCAGCCTTTGGCTCATTATCATCTGGGCGAAACTTTTTTCAGAAAGAAAAAATACGAAGAAGCAGTAAGTGCCTTCGAAATTTGCCTGCAACAAAACCCTGCAATAACAAAAGCAAGGTCGCGCCTGATAAATATTTATCAAAATTATTTTGAAAATGACACACGACTCAAAATTCATAACGAATACACGCAGGAGCACCCTTTGCCCGTCATATATATTGTATCAGGCTTACCTCGTTCGGGCACATCTATGATGATGCGCATGTTGGAAGCAGGAGGCATGCAATTGTTTACAGATAAGCAACGGATGGCTGATGAAAATAATCCCGAAGGATATTTTGAGCATGCAAGTGTACTCGAACTTGCTCGCAATCATGAATGGCTAGAACATGCGGAGAACAACGTGGTAAAGGTGGTAGCACCTTTGCTGCAATTTCTACCAATGTCTTTCTCTTACAAAATTATTTTTATGAAAAGAGACATTGACGAAATTATGCTTTCTCAACAAACCATGTTGCAACGCTTAGGTAAAACAAAAAAGAATACAGCTTACAATATTCAGCTAAAGCAACAGTACGAAACACTGCTGGAAGATGTCAGGATATGGAAAAATAAATTTGCAAAAAACGTTAGTTGGCTCGAAGTAGATTACAACCAAATGCAACAGAATTCCGGATTGATAGATGAGCTTGAAAAGTTTGTATCAAGGAAACTTGATGCCGATATGATGAAAGAAGTATATAACCCCAATCTTTATCGAAGTAAAATAATAAGCATGTGA
- a CDS encoding N(4)-(beta-N-acetylglucosaminyl)-L-asparaginase produces the protein MVESRRLFLKKTSALALGTLLLPDGVKANTSASPVILTTWNSGLKSNPVGWEKLAAGARAIDVCEAGVRIIESDPNDTSVGLGGFPDRDGKITLDACVMDEFGNCGSVVFLEEILHPCSVARMVMEKTPHVYLAGSGAQQFALENGFKKQNLHTELSMRSWLEWKKNNSYNPSPNATQHDTVGMIALDTHGNLGGVCSTSGWAYKIRGRFGDSPVIGAGLFVDNEVGAATATGLGEAMIKSCGTFLIVEKMRDGMSPQKACEHAVKRIYNKYPSYRNELICFIAIDKSGNTGSYGMKSGFEYTVTHDGKSELIKSDYLVKE, from the coding sequence ATGGTTGAATCGCGAAGATTATTTTTAAAGAAAACATCGGCACTTGCCTTAGGTACACTATTGTTACCCGATGGAGTAAAGGCAAACACCTCTGCAAGTCCTGTTATTCTTACAACCTGGAATTCGGGGTTAAAGTCTAATCCGGTAGGTTGGGAAAAATTGGCAGCGGGAGCACGTGCCATTGATGTATGCGAAGCAGGGGTAAGGATAATTGAATCTGATCCAAACGACACAAGTGTTGGCCTTGGTGGCTTTCCAGACCGTGATGGCAAAATAACGTTGGATGCATGTGTGATGGACGAGTTTGGCAATTGTGGCAGCGTAGTTTTTTTGGAAGAAATTTTACACCCTTGTTCGGTTGCACGTATGGTAATGGAAAAAACACCCCACGTATATCTGGCAGGAAGTGGCGCACAGCAATTTGCCCTCGAAAATGGTTTTAAAAAACAAAACCTTCACACTGAGTTATCTATGCGCAGTTGGCTCGAATGGAAAAAAAATAATTCATACAACCCATCGCCTAACGCCACGCAACACGATACCGTAGGCATGATAGCGCTTGATACACACGGAAACCTGGGAGGAGTGTGCAGTACAAGTGGTTGGGCATATAAAATACGAGGCCGCTTTGGCGATAGTCCTGTTATTGGTGCCGGATTATTTGTTGATAATGAGGTAGGGGCTGCTACGGCAACCGGACTTGGCGAAGCTATGATTAAGTCATGTGGCACCTTTCTCATTGTAGAAAAAATGCGCGATGGCATGTCTCCCCAAAAAGCATGTGAGCATGCAGTAAAGCGCATCTATAATAAATACCCTTCATATCGTAATGAGTTGATATGTTTTATTGCTATTGATAAAAGCGGAAACACTGGCTCCTATGGTATGAAAAGCGGTTTTGAATATACCGTAACACATGATGGAAAATCAGAATTAATTAAATCAGACTATCTGGTTAAGGAATAA
- a CDS encoding T9SS type A sorting domain-containing protein, with protein sequence MHLLIGMGEVVYQCTKCKGEKCNGADIRWAREFEVKSLKSNAGYFTLDVDCAGWASGVYLVYLETEAERLSKKFVKS encoded by the coding sequence ATGCACCTACTTATCGGCATGGGAGAAGTTGTTTATCAATGCACAAAATGTAAAGGGGAAAAATGTAACGGTGCGGATATACGATGGGCACGGGAGTTTGAAGTTAAAAGTTTGAAGTCAAATGCAGGATATTTTACCTTGGATGTGGATTGTGCTGGTTGGGCAAGTGGAGTATATTTGGTATATTTGGAAACGGAAGCAGAGCGGTTGAGTAAGAAGTTTGTGAAAAGCTAA
- the paaJ gene encoding phenylacetate-CoA oxygenase subunit PaaJ codes for MSTSTFSTEQLFSLLNTIPDPEVPAISIVELGVVRDINYAGDVLEIKITPTYSGCPAMKVMEEEIEKKLHEHQITNYKIRTILSPAWTTDWLSDSTKRKLKEYGIAPPEQSTASHLENLLNGKRKNVTCPFCSSTDTKLTSAFGSTACKALHYCNACQQPFEEFKCH; via the coding sequence ATGTCAACAAGTACATTTTCAACGGAGCAGCTTTTTTCACTCCTAAACACCATCCCTGATCCGGAAGTGCCTGCCATAAGCATAGTGGAGTTGGGTGTTGTGCGCGATATCAATTATGCCGGGGATGTTTTAGAAATAAAAATTACCCCAACCTATAGCGGATGTCCTGCCATGAAGGTGATGGAAGAGGAAATTGAGAAGAAATTGCACGAGCATCAAATTACAAATTACAAAATACGCACTATTTTAAGTCCGGCCTGGACCACAGATTGGCTTAGTGATAGCACCAAAAGGAAATTAAAGGAGTATGGCATAGCCCCTCCTGAGCAAAGCACGGCAAGCCATTTGGAAAACTTGCTTAATGGCAAGCGTAAAAATGTTACCTGCCCATTTTGCAGTAGTACCGATACCAAACTAACCAGCGCCTTTGGGAGCACTGCCTGTAAAGCATTGCATTATTGCAATGCCTGCCAACAACCATTTGAAGAGTTTAAATGTCATTGA
- a CDS encoding T9SS type A sorting domain-containing protein, which translates to MIKKYKTSTKKTNTSKRIMSYTALGAALTAAATDSKAQIVYTDVVPDQVLVGTTFDIDFDGDGTIEFQLNQNFNSGLSANACQLYVQSGAPAHKVMASTGPASYLYPLKLAAGAPIAVSNADMKDFTAQPLMSFVFWYTQNGTGFGNFVGQSGYFGFQFVSGAGNTHTGWAEVECSANGDSLTLKSYAYEATAGTTILAGAISSSVNEVKNENFKIGDVFPNPLQQGLARLPIISKQTEELSFELFNGIGDVVRSQTQSVNAGRSVVTLDYSDLASGSYFIKITGKDFSTFKKLNITK; encoded by the coding sequence ATGATTAAAAAATACAAAACAAGTACGAAAAAAACTAACACCTCTAAGCGCATTATGAGCTATACCGCTTTGGGTGCAGCACTTACGGCTGCAGCTACTGATAGCAAAGCTCAAATTGTATATACAGATGTAGTGCCTGATCAGGTACTGGTAGGAACAACATTTGACATTGATTTTGATGGTGATGGCACAATCGAGTTTCAGCTCAATCAAAATTTTAACTCGGGATTGTCGGCAAATGCATGTCAATTATATGTACAGTCAGGTGCACCAGCACATAAGGTGATGGCAAGCACTGGACCAGCAAGCTATTTATATCCATTAAAACTGGCGGCTGGAGCACCAATTGCTGTTAGTAATGCAGATATGAAAGACTTTACCGCACAACCGCTAATGAGTTTTGTATTCTGGTATACCCAAAACGGAACTGGCTTTGGCAACTTTGTTGGCCAGAGTGGCTATTTTGGATTTCAATTTGTAAGTGGTGCAGGTAATACACATACGGGTTGGGCCGAAGTTGAATGTTCTGCTAATGGCGATTCTCTTACCCTAAAATCATACGCCTATGAAGCTACTGCGGGTACTACTATTTTAGCTGGGGCTATTTCATCTTCGGTAAACGAAGTAAAAAATGAAAATTTTAAAATTGGTGATGTTTTCCCAAATCCATTACAGCAAGGTTTGGCAAGGTTGCCAATTATTAGCAAGCAAACTGAAGAATTATCGTTTGAGTTGTTTAACGGAATAGGTGATGTAGTTCGTAGTCAAACTCAATCAGTAAATGCGGGACGTTCGGTGGTTACTTTAGATTATTCAGACTTAGCATCTGGTAGCTACTTTATTAAAATAACCGGAAAAGATTTTAGTACGTTTAAGAAATTAAATATTACCAAATAA
- a CDS encoding transposase family protein, translating into MQGNEKDTFSYCAAFKSQRKRRKQGTRHSFENIYVIVILSTMNGYIGYRGMEDFMIRFKTELESVLKSPTHGLPSYSSIRRVMQHTHFNIVSSIFNRWIRSQVKLKKGSGRMQMVRVLRVLLQTAITSIKNLFQ; encoded by the coding sequence ATTCAAGGCAATGAAAAAGACACATTCTCTTACTGCGCTGCTTTCAAAAGTCAAAGAAAAAGGAGAAAGCAAGGTACACGACACTCGTTTGAAAATATTTATGTTATCGTTATTCTTTCAACTATGAATGGGTACATAGGTTATCGAGGGATGGAGGATTTTATGATTCGATTTAAAACGGAATTGGAATCCGTTTTAAAATCGCCAACACATGGATTACCATCTTATTCTTCCATTAGACGAGTTATGCAACACACTCATTTTAACATTGTTTCGAGCATATTCAACCGATGGATAAGGTCACAAGTTAAATTAAAAAAAGGGAGTGGGCGCATGCAGATGGTAAGGGTATTAAGGGTACTGTTACAAACTGCGATAACAAGTATCAAAAATTTGTTTCAATAG
- a CDS encoding PDZ domain-containing protein translates to MRKIFFISVLACVATFVNAQPVNNANNLSDYSRKVAALFQMVDQFYVDTLQEEKIVDDGIRSMLKDLDPHSVYIPAAELKQANEPLVGKFEGIGVQFNILQDTILITGTVPGGPSEKLGIRAGDRIIKIEDSVVAGTKIKNNDVLKKLRGDKGTKVKVSLMRRGEVELLDYVITRDKIPLFSVDASFMLSPKIGYVKISRFADSTVEEFKEALDSLQKRGAENLVLDLQGNGGGYLNRAIELADEFLTNDKLIVFTEGRNNPRSENYSTTRGGFEKGKLIVLIDEGSASASEIVSGAIQDWDRGLIIGRRSFGKGLVQKPYSLPDGSAVRLTIARYYTPSGRCIQKSYSKGDEDYDEELGERTKNGELYYFDSIPRIDSLKRSTNAKRTVYGGGGITPDIFVPLDTSLNSKFYRDIIRKGLMIEFTLTYVDDNRSELKEKYPNISVFKTGFNTDEAFMKRFFDYCEKKELKFDEEGYKTSGKALRTVMKAYIARDLWNTSAYFEIVSQLNEPLQVAIKAMNDNSFEKNKISVR, encoded by the coding sequence ATGAGAAAGATTTTTTTTATTTCTGTTTTAGCGTGTGTTGCCACTTTTGTAAATGCGCAACCTGTTAATAATGCCAACAATCTTAGCGACTACTCGCGCAAGGTAGCGGCACTTTTTCAAATGGTGGATCAATTTTATGTGGATACACTGCAAGAAGAAAAAATTGTAGATGATGGAATCCGAAGTATGCTTAAAGACCTGGACCCACACTCCGTCTATATTCCGGCTGCAGAGTTGAAACAAGCTAATGAGCCTTTGGTAGGAAAATTTGAAGGCATAGGTGTACAGTTTAATATATTGCAGGATACGATATTAATAACAGGAACTGTACCCGGAGGCCCATCAGAAAAATTGGGCATACGTGCAGGCGACCGTATTATTAAAATAGAAGACAGTGTGGTAGCTGGCACTAAAATTAAGAACAACGATGTATTAAAAAAACTTCGTGGCGATAAAGGAACCAAAGTGAAAGTAAGCCTTATGCGCAGAGGCGAAGTTGAACTTCTTGACTATGTAATTACTCGCGACAAAATTCCACTCTTTAGTGTAGATGCATCGTTTATGCTGTCGCCTAAAATAGGATATGTAAAAATTTCGCGATTTGCTGACAGCACTGTCGAAGAATTTAAAGAAGCCCTTGATTCGCTGCAAAAGAGGGGTGCCGAAAATCTGGTACTCGACCTGCAAGGCAATGGTGGCGGATATCTTAACCGTGCTATTGAGTTGGCTGACGAATTTCTAACGAACGATAAACTGATTGTATTTACAGAAGGGCGTAATAATCCGCGCAGCGAAAATTATAGCACCACCCGTGGTGGATTTGAAAAAGGGAAACTAATTGTTTTGATAGATGAAGGGTCAGCATCGGCAAGCGAGATTGTGTCGGGTGCAATACAAGACTGGGATCGTGGGCTCATTATAGGCAGACGCTCGTTTGGTAAAGGCCTGGTGCAAAAGCCATATAGCCTTCCCGATGGATCGGCAGTGCGTTTAACCATTGCCCGTTATTATACCCCAAGTGGAAGATGTATACAGAAGTCATACAGTAAGGGTGACGAAGATTATGATGAGGAATTGGGAGAGCGTACCAAGAATGGCGAGTTGTATTATTTCGACAGCATTCCTCGTATAGACTCACTAAAAAGATCTACTAATGCTAAACGCACCGTATATGGGGGTGGAGGAATTACACCTGATATATTTGTACCGCTTGATACCAGCTTGAATAGTAAATTCTATCGCGATATAATTCGCAAAGGGCTTATGATTGAATTTACACTCACCTATGTAGACGACAACCGCAGCGAGTTGAAGGAGAAATACCCCAATATTTCAGTGTTTAAAACCGGATTTAATACTGACGAAGCTTTTATGAAACGCTTCTTTGATTATTGCGAAAAGAAAGAATTGAAATTTGACGAAGAAGGCTACAAGACTTCGGGCAAGGCGTTGCGCACTGTAATGAAAGCATACATAGCTCGCGATTTATGGAATACGAGTGCCTATTTTGAAATCGTTAGTCAGCTCAACGAACCGCTGCAGGTAGCCATCAAAGCCATGAACGACAACTCGTTTGAAAAAAACAAAATCTCTGTCAGATAA
- a CDS encoding EamA family transporter: protein MLLFQVAHRLIVKEKIDKKDIPRFILCGLFGVAINQLLFFKGLSLTNPVNAALMMTTNPLQVMLFAFLIINERISAIKLAGIILGFTGAILIIASGGNFSFSSQTFVGDLCIFFNSLSYALFIVLVKPLLSKYRPLTVMKWVFTFGVLVVIPFGYNEFLQVEWNSIVFVDWLRIIFVVIGTTFIAYLLNTFALQRLSPSVVSAYIYSQPVFATLMGIIIGTGYPHLIHYIAAIFIFSGIYLAGIYKAKTN from the coding sequence ATGCTCTTGTTTCAGGTAGCACACAGGCTTATTGTAAAGGAGAAGATTGACAAAAAAGATATTCCTCGTTTTATCCTTTGTGGCTTGTTTGGTGTTGCTATCAATCAGCTTTTGTTTTTCAAAGGGCTATCGCTTACAAACCCGGTAAATGCTGCACTGATGATGACTACCAACCCATTGCAGGTTATGCTATTTGCATTTCTCATAATTAATGAACGTATCTCCGCAATAAAATTAGCAGGCATCATTCTTGGATTTACCGGAGCGATTTTGATTATTGCCAGCGGGGGTAATTTTTCGTTTAGCAGCCAAACATTTGTTGGTGACCTTTGCATATTTTTTAATTCGCTTTCCTATGCACTTTTTATTGTCCTAGTAAAACCTCTGCTTTCCAAATACCGGCCTCTAACTGTAATGAAATGGGTATTTACATTTGGCGTATTGGTAGTAATTCCGTTTGGGTATAATGAGTTTTTACAAGTTGAGTGGAATTCAATTGTTTTTGTTGACTGGCTGCGAATTATTTTTGTTGTTATAGGCACAACTTTTATTGCCTATCTGCTCAATACCTTTGCATTGCAGCGGTTGAGTCCTTCGGTTGTAAGTGCGTACATTTATTCCCAACCGGTATTCGCTACCTTAATGGGCATAATCATTGGCACAGGTTATCCACACTTGATACACTACATTGCAGCAATATTTATTTTTTCGGGAATTTATCTGGCAGGCATCTATAAAGCAAAAACAAATTAA